Proteins co-encoded in one Nitratireductor kimnyeongensis genomic window:
- a CDS encoding HAD family hydrolase, with product MKRLLTIGFDADDTLWHNERFYRLTEARFAEFLADFAEAGHLTERLLQAEKRNLGKYGFGIKGFTLSMIETAIEVTDGQVPASTIRDILDAGREMLDHPVETLPYAHEALEALAGRYRLVMITKGDLFDQERKLAASGLGDYFDAVEIVSDKSRGTYQRIFAAQGEGPDHAMMIGNSLKSDVIPAIEAGSWGVFVPHDLTWAHEYADEPRTEPRFRKITHLGEIEAILEEIG from the coding sequence GTGAAACGGCTTCTCACCATCGGCTTCGACGCCGATGACACGCTTTGGCACAATGAACGCTTCTATCGCCTGACGGAGGCGCGCTTTGCAGAGTTTCTTGCGGATTTCGCAGAGGCCGGGCACCTGACGGAGCGCCTTCTGCAGGCTGAGAAACGCAATCTTGGAAAATATGGTTTCGGCATCAAGGGATTCACTCTCTCGATGATCGAGACCGCCATCGAGGTGACGGATGGGCAAGTGCCAGCCTCGACGATCCGCGACATTCTCGACGCAGGTAGGGAAATGCTGGACCATCCGGTGGAAACCCTGCCCTACGCGCACGAGGCGCTGGAGGCCCTCGCGGGGCGTTATCGGCTGGTAATGATTACCAAGGGCGACCTGTTTGATCAGGAACGCAAGCTGGCGGCATCGGGCCTTGGCGATTATTTCGACGCCGTCGAGATCGTCAGCGACAAGTCCCGCGGAACCTACCAGCGAATTTTCGCGGCGCAAGGCGAAGGGCCGGATCACGCGATGATGATCGGCAATTCGCTCAAATCCGACGTGATACCGGCAATCGAGGCCGGATCATGGGGCGTTTTCGTGCCGCATGATCTGACCTGGGCGCACGAATATGCCGATGAACCGCGCACTGAACCGCGGTTCCGCAAAATCACACATCTGGGTGAAATCGAAGCGATTCTGGAAGAAATCGGCTAG
- a CDS encoding ABC-F family ATP-binding cassette domain-containing protein translates to MLTISNLSLRIAGRLLIDQASLTLPAGTKAGLVGRNGTGKTTLFRAITGDLVSESGTLSIPKGTRIGQVAQEAPGTDEPLIDIVLRADTEREALLTEAKTATDAHRIAEIQTRLTDIDAHSAEARAASILSGLGFDAEAQKRPASSFSGGWRMRVALAAVLFTQPDLLLLDEPTNYLDLEGTLWLENYLSRYPHTVLLISHDRDLLNRAVSSIVHLERKKLTFWRGGYDQFARQYAEKAELQEKMRVKQEAQRKHMQSFVDRFRYKASKARQAQSRLKALERMSPMAAVVNETVLPFRFPNPEKAVASPIIALDGGALGYTPGKPVLRGLTLRIDNDDRIALLGANGNGKSTFAKLIADRLTLEKGTKTVAPGLKVSIFAQHQLDDLRPDEDAYQHLRRLMPDAPEAKVRARVAQFGLTTEKMSTPARDLSGGEKARLLMGLATFEAPHLLILDEPTNHLDIDSREALVEALNMFDGAVILISHDRHLIEATADRLWIVGDGTVSSYDGDMDDYRARVTGGASRNREKRETDKASKADKRKEAARKRAALEPLAKEIKATEGLIERTRKRIDAIEARLADASLYDQEPKKASELAKERSDLATMLAKHEDRWLSLSSDYEEGMAS, encoded by the coding sequence ATGTTGACAATTTCAAACTTATCGCTGCGCATTGCGGGCCGACTCCTTATCGACCAGGCTTCGCTTACTCTTCCTGCCGGAACGAAGGCAGGCCTGGTCGGCAGGAACGGGACCGGCAAGACAACGCTGTTTCGTGCGATCACCGGGGATTTGGTCTCTGAAAGCGGTACTCTTAGCATACCGAAGGGGACGCGGATCGGTCAGGTTGCCCAGGAAGCGCCGGGGACGGACGAGCCACTGATCGACATCGTCCTGAGGGCCGATACGGAACGTGAAGCGCTTTTGACGGAGGCCAAGACGGCCACCGATGCGCATCGGATTGCGGAAATACAGACACGCCTCACCGATATCGACGCCCATTCCGCGGAAGCGCGCGCTGCGTCCATCCTGTCAGGCCTCGGATTTGATGCGGAGGCGCAGAAACGTCCGGCATCCTCGTTTTCGGGCGGTTGGCGCATGCGCGTGGCGCTTGCGGCCGTGCTCTTCACCCAACCTGACCTTCTTTTGCTCGACGAACCGACGAACTATCTGGATCTCGAAGGCACGCTCTGGCTTGAGAACTACCTGTCTCGCTATCCGCACACGGTCCTTCTCATCAGCCACGACCGCGACCTTTTGAACAGGGCCGTTTCGTCCATCGTGCATCTGGAGCGCAAGAAACTCACCTTCTGGCGCGGGGGATATGACCAATTTGCCCGCCAATATGCAGAAAAGGCGGAACTGCAGGAAAAGATGCGCGTCAAGCAGGAGGCGCAGCGCAAGCACATGCAGTCTTTTGTCGACCGCTTTCGTTACAAGGCTTCGAAGGCTCGCCAGGCGCAATCGCGGTTGAAAGCGCTGGAACGAATGTCGCCGATGGCCGCGGTGGTGAACGAGACCGTGCTGCCGTTCCGCTTTCCAAATCCTGAGAAAGCGGTCGCTTCCCCCATCATCGCGCTCGATGGCGGCGCTCTCGGATACACCCCCGGCAAGCCCGTTCTGCGTGGTCTCACGCTGCGCATCGACAATGACGACCGCATCGCCCTGCTCGGCGCGAACGGAAACGGCAAATCGACATTCGCGAAGCTGATCGCCGACAGGCTGACGCTCGAAAAAGGCACCAAGACGGTTGCGCCCGGTCTGAAGGTGTCCATTTTCGCCCAGCATCAGCTTGATGATCTGCGGCCCGACGAGGACGCGTATCAGCATCTTCGACGCCTGATGCCTGATGCGCCGGAAGCGAAAGTGCGGGCGCGGGTGGCGCAGTTTGGCCTAACGACCGAAAAAATGTCGACACCTGCTCGCGACTTGTCCGGCGGGGAGAAGGCACGGCTTCTGATGGGGCTTGCAACATTCGAGGCCCCGCATCTGCTCATCCTCGACGAGCCGACGAACCACCTCGACATCGACAGCCGCGAGGCGCTTGTCGAGGCGCTTAACATGTTCGACGGGGCGGTGATCCTCATCAGCCACGATCGTCATCTGATCGAGGCGACGGCAGACCGGTTGTGGATCGTCGGCGATGGGACCGTCTCGTCGTATGACGGAGACATGGACGATTACCGCGCCCGCGTGACGGGTGGCGCCAGCCGCAATCGGGAGAAGCGGGAGACAGACAAGGCCTCCAAGGCTGACAAGCGCAAAGAGGCGGCGCGCAAACGCGCGGCTCTCGAACCGCTTGCCAAGGAAATCAAGGCCACGGAAGGGCTGATCGAGAGAACCCGCAAGAGGATCGACGCCATAGAGGCGCGGCTTGCCGATGCGAGCCTCTACGACCAGGAGCCGAAAAAGGCTTCGGAACTGGCCAAGGAACGCTCCGACCTTGCTACCATGCTGGCGAAGCACGAAGATCGCTGGCTCTCGCTTTCCAGTGATTATGAGGAAGGGATGGCTTCGTGA
- a CDS encoding DinB family protein: protein MKQHFEMFASYNFWANTKIYESAQVLDAEALNRDVGIFFKSLMGTLNHILVADLIWMKRFTGEGAAPARLDTILHSALPALHIARENEDRRILSWIESLEEGAFSGRFTYVTVTDVRTVSQRLAPALCHFFNHQTHHRGHAHAALSILGIDAPSIDLIYFQRTKQGSRFG from the coding sequence ATGAAACAACATTTTGAGATGTTCGCTTCCTATAACTTCTGGGCCAATACAAAAATTTATGAGTCTGCACAGGTCCTCGATGCGGAAGCGCTCAATCGAGACGTGGGCATATTCTTCAAATCGCTGATGGGCACACTGAATCACATTCTGGTGGCCGATCTCATCTGGATGAAACGATTTACGGGTGAAGGCGCAGCTCCCGCGCGGTTGGACACGATCCTGCATTCAGCGCTGCCGGCCCTGCACATCGCACGCGAAAACGAAGACAGGCGCATTTTAAGCTGGATAGAAAGTCTAGAGGAAGGCGCTTTTTCGGGGCGCTTCACCTATGTCACAGTCACCGACGTACGAACAGTTTCGCAACGCCTTGCGCCTGCGTTGTGTCATTTCTTCAATCATCAAACACACCATCGCGGACACGCCCATGCGGCATTGTCGATCCTCGGGATAGACGCACCGTCGATTGATCTGATATACTTTCAGAGAACAAAGCAGGGCTCTCGCTTTGGTTGA
- a CDS encoding glutathione S-transferase family protein has product MTIALYDLVGADEARPFSPHCWKIAFALAHKELEFKSMPVRFTEIGKIESGAFKTVPAIRDGERLCVDSFQIALYLEETYPDLPPLFAGEGSKALSRFIEKWAQATLTGYIGPSLVLDVHDALGPADQEYFRGSREKRFGRTLEETARGREERLEGFRASLLPLRLMLSEQQFIGGQRPLFADYIVAGIFQWARVISPFPLLAAEDPVAAWFERCLDLHGGIGRRVPAAC; this is encoded by the coding sequence GTGACGATTGCATTGTACGACCTCGTGGGCGCGGACGAAGCGCGCCCTTTCAGTCCGCATTGCTGGAAAATCGCCTTTGCGCTCGCCCACAAAGAGCTCGAGTTCAAGTCGATGCCGGTACGCTTCACGGAAATCGGGAAAATAGAGTCTGGCGCCTTCAAGACCGTACCGGCCATTCGGGATGGCGAGCGCCTGTGCGTCGATTCTTTCCAGATCGCACTTTATCTCGAAGAGACCTATCCAGACCTTCCTCCGTTGTTCGCGGGTGAGGGAAGCAAGGCTCTCTCGCGTTTCATCGAGAAATGGGCGCAGGCCACCCTCACCGGTTATATCGGCCCCTCGCTGGTGCTTGACGTTCACGATGCACTCGGCCCGGCCGACCAGGAGTATTTCCGCGGCAGTCGCGAAAAACGGTTCGGACGCACGTTGGAGGAGACGGCAAGGGGTCGGGAGGAGCGTCTCGAGGGGTTTCGTGCGAGCCTGTTGCCGCTACGTCTGATGCTTTCCGAGCAGCAGTTCATCGGCGGACAAAGGCCTCTTTTTGCCGATTATATCGTCGCGGGCATCTTTCAGTGGGCGCGTGTTATCTCTCCCTTCCCGCTTCTCGCAGCGGAGGACCCGGTCGCGGCGTGGTTCGAACGCTGCCTGGACCTGCACGGTGGGATTGGCAGGCGGGTCCCGGCGGCTTGCTGA
- the ndk gene encoding nucleoside-diphosphate kinase: MAIERTFSMIKPDATKRNLTGAITKKLEDAGLRVVASKRVWMSRRQAEGFYAVHKERPFFDELCEFMSSAPTVVQVLEGENAILKNREIMGATNPAEAAEGTIRKEFATSIGENSVHGSDAPETAAEEIRYWFSDTEIVG, encoded by the coding sequence ATGGCGATCGAACGCACATTTTCCATGATCAAGCCGGATGCCACCAAGCGCAATCTGACCGGCGCCATCACCAAGAAGCTCGAGGATGCCGGCCTGCGTGTCGTGGCATCGAAACGCGTATGGATGAGCCGCCGCCAGGCTGAAGGGTTCTATGCAGTGCACAAAGAGCGGCCGTTCTTCGACGAGCTATGCGAGTTTATGTCGTCGGCTCCGACCGTCGTTCAGGTGCTCGAGGGTGAGAACGCCATTCTCAAGAACCGTGAGATTATGGGCGCTACCAACCCCGCCGAGGCCGCCGAGGGCACGATCCGCAAGGAATTCGCCACGTCGATCGGCGAAAATTCCGTTCACGGTTCCGATGCGCCTGAGACCGCTGCCGAAGAGATCCGCTACTGGTTCTCCGACACCGAAATTGTCGGCTGA
- a CDS encoding putative bifunctional diguanylate cyclase/phosphodiesterase — protein MSDFFQTMLVAGTNPAWLIAAVGLLGCLGLGYQLARISQRYRDARDEQKNHQELIDNLSEGIYRSSLDGRQLSANPALVRLNGYESEAALLAGVKDIAKEWYVGPTRRDAFRAELEANGKVENFVSEVYRHKTRERIWVSESARLVRDRRTGKPLYYEGSVREITETVKRLKLQDMFEKLTSQLPGGLFQLLRRDNGEFSILYVSKGLRDLLGYDDRTVPDDPNTVLHVIHNDDRAHYLETLRDSGIKLKPWECEFRIHAMDGVEKWLRVAAMPETTKEGIVWHGYLSDISLRKKNEMEIERLAFYDPLTRLPNRRRLFDEVGRQMASCQKSGQRGALLFIDLDNFKTLNDTMGHDVGDVFLKQVADRLQAAVAPQDSVGRIGGDEFVIVLCLNDTTAATATRNAIVAANRVLAALRQEFVLGHMIHHTSASVGVLVFDGSEKGPEVLMKNADMAMYQAKSLGRNNVALFDPKVLRKERKRFRLLNDMRSALVDNNLELHYQPQVNAAGHVVGAEALLRWNHAEHGALSPSDFVGLAEQHGLAELLGRGVIDTSVRTLAQWKDNPRLAGLRMAVNLSLKSLRDPDFLDFLHDRLNTHGLDPQRLTLEMTERVLTSDQMQITRRMHELKALGVRLSLDDFGTGYSSIANLKKLPFDELKIDGSFIADITSSESNRALVQTMLDMASTLGLSAVAEHVQTQQQEVLLKSSGCEYFQGWLYGRAMTGRDFANYVLERNPASILKFPNSRQGA, from the coding sequence ATGTCGGATTTTTTCCAGACGATGCTGGTCGCGGGAACGAATCCCGCGTGGTTGATCGCAGCAGTAGGCCTTTTGGGATGCTTGGGGCTAGGCTATCAACTGGCCCGGATCAGCCAACGCTATCGCGACGCGCGAGACGAGCAGAAGAACCATCAAGAACTGATCGACAACCTTTCCGAGGGCATCTACCGGTCTTCGCTCGACGGGCGGCAGCTCAGCGCGAATCCAGCTCTTGTGCGCCTCAACGGGTACGAGAGTGAGGCGGCACTCCTCGCAGGGGTGAAGGACATCGCCAAGGAGTGGTATGTGGGGCCCACCCGCCGCGATGCGTTCCGCGCCGAACTCGAGGCCAATGGCAAGGTCGAGAACTTCGTTTCCGAGGTCTATCGTCACAAAACACGGGAGCGTATCTGGGTGAGCGAATCGGCGCGCTTGGTGCGTGATCGCCGGACTGGCAAGCCGCTCTATTATGAGGGTTCCGTACGCGAGATCACAGAAACGGTGAAGCGCCTGAAACTTCAGGACATGTTCGAGAAGCTAACATCGCAACTGCCTGGTGGGCTCTTCCAATTGTTACGGCGCGATAATGGAGAATTTTCCATTCTCTACGTGTCAAAGGGTTTACGAGACTTGCTCGGCTATGATGATCGGACTGTCCCGGACGATCCGAATACGGTTTTGCACGTGATCCACAACGATGACCGCGCACATTATCTGGAGACGCTGAGGGATTCAGGCATCAAGCTGAAACCCTGGGAATGCGAGTTTCGCATCCACGCGATGGACGGCGTGGAAAAATGGCTGCGTGTCGCGGCAATGCCTGAAACGACGAAGGAGGGTATTGTCTGGCACGGATATCTCTCCGATATCTCCCTGCGCAAGAAGAATGAAATGGAGATCGAACGCCTTGCGTTCTACGATCCCCTGACCCGGCTTCCCAACCGCCGACGGCTTTTCGACGAGGTCGGTCGGCAAATGGCTTCATGTCAAAAGAGCGGGCAACGAGGCGCGCTCCTGTTCATCGATCTCGACAACTTCAAGACCCTGAACGACACGATGGGCCACGATGTCGGGGATGTCTTTCTCAAGCAAGTCGCCGATCGTCTGCAGGCTGCCGTCGCCCCCCAGGACTCGGTGGGCAGGATCGGCGGTGACGAGTTTGTAATCGTCCTGTGCCTGAATGATACCACAGCCGCGACTGCGACGCGCAATGCGATCGTGGCTGCCAATCGGGTTCTTGCTGCGCTGCGTCAGGAATTCGTTCTTGGGCACATGATCCATCACACTTCGGCGAGTGTTGGCGTTCTCGTATTCGACGGCAGCGAAAAAGGCCCTGAAGTTCTGATGAAGAATGCCGATATGGCCATGTATCAGGCCAAGAGCCTGGGACGAAACAATGTCGCGCTATTCGATCCGAAAGTGCTGCGCAAAGAGCGCAAGCGTTTTCGCCTGCTCAACGACATGCGCAGTGCGCTGGTGGACAACAACCTGGAACTGCACTACCAGCCGCAAGTCAATGCCGCGGGCCATGTGGTGGGCGCAGAGGCTCTCCTACGCTGGAATCACGCGGAGCATGGTGCGCTTTCGCCAAGCGATTTCGTGGGATTGGCCGAGCAGCACGGACTTGCAGAACTCCTGGGACGCGGTGTGATCGACACGAGCGTACGCACACTTGCCCAATGGAAAGACAACCCGCGCCTTGCGGGACTGCGGATGGCCGTAAACCTCAGCCTCAAATCGCTGCGCGATCCGGATTTCCTCGACTTCCTGCACGACAGGCTCAATACGCACGGCCTCGATCCGCAGCGTCTGACATTGGAGATGACAGAACGTGTCCTGACAAGCGATCAGATGCAGATCACCCGGCGCATGCATGAGCTAAAGGCATTGGGTGTGAGGTTGTCGCTCGACGATTTCGGAACAGGTTATTCCTCCATCGCTAATTTGAAAAAACTGCCGTTCGACGAATTGAAGATCGATGGCAGTTTTATCGCCGATATCACGAGCAGCGAAAGCAACCGGGCGTTGGTGCAGACTATGCTGGACATGGCCTCCACGCTCGGTCTTTCTGCCGTCGCTGAGCATGTGCAGACCCAGCAGCAGGAAGTGCTGCTGAAATCATCAGGCTGTGAGTATTTCCAGGGCTGGCTTTATGGTCGCGCCATGACTGGACGCGATTTTGCCAACTATGTACTGGAGCGCAATCCCGCGTCCATCCTCAAGTTTCCGAACTCGCGCCAGGGCGCATAA
- a CDS encoding molybdenum cofactor biosynthesis protein MoaE, whose translation MASACEPLVRVQADDFDLATETRRLTARRRDVGAVVSFTGLCRDENGRLEALELEHYPGMAEAEIIRIANQATTRWPLTGLTVIHRFGKIAPGDNIVLVVAASSHRRAAFEAADFLMDFLKSRAPFWKKEHVRGSAKTGWVEANDKDLEDLKRWED comes from the coding sequence ATGGCATCGGCGTGCGAGCCCTTGGTACGCGTACAGGCGGATGACTTCGATCTCGCCACAGAAACCCGGCGCCTGACCGCCCGACGCCGCGATGTTGGCGCCGTCGTGAGCTTCACAGGACTCTGCCGGGATGAGAATGGCCGGCTTGAAGCCCTCGAACTCGAACACTACCCCGGGATGGCGGAAGCCGAGATAATCCGGATCGCCAATCAGGCGACCACGCGCTGGCCGCTTACGGGCCTGACCGTGATCCACCGTTTCGGCAAGATCGCACCAGGCGACAACATCGTTCTCGTGGTGGCTGCCTCGTCCCACAGGCGTGCCGCATTCGAAGCTGCCGACTTCCTGATGGATTTTCTCAAATCTCGGGCGCCCTTCTGGAAAAAGGAGCACGTGAGGGGAAGTGCCAAGACAGGTTGGGTGGAAGCAAACGACAAGGATCTGGAGGACTTAAAGCGCTGGGAAGACTGA
- the moaD gene encoding molybdopterin converting factor subunit 1, producing MKLVYFAWVRERIGLSDETVTLPADVKTVTDLLTWLKGRGENYEAAMERPEIIRVAINQEHADHSTPLPPHGEIALFPPMTGG from the coding sequence ATGAAGCTGGTTTATTTTGCATGGGTGCGCGAGCGCATAGGCCTGTCTGACGAAACGGTTACCTTGCCCGCCGACGTAAAGACAGTGACAGACCTGCTTACCTGGCTGAAAGGGCGCGGTGAAAATTACGAGGCCGCCATGGAGCGGCCTGAGATTATCCGTGTCGCCATCAACCAGGAGCATGCGGACCATTCCACGCCCCTGCCCCCCCATGGAGAGATTGCTCTGTTCCCTCCTATGACCGGGGGGTAA
- the pgsA gene encoding CDP-diacylglycerol--glycerol-3-phosphate 3-phosphatidyltransferase encodes MARRSTPAFNIPNLLTYGRILAVPAIVLCFFLEGRLQSSDFARWSALALFIAASITDYLDGYLARIWEQTSNIGKMLDPIADKLLVSTCLLLLAADTDRTIAGWTLWAAIIILCREILVSGLREYLAALKVSVPVTQLAKWKTTIQMVAIGFLLAGPAGDKVLPYTTQLGIALLWISAIVTLYTGYDYFRAGLKHIVEE; translated from the coding sequence ATGGCCAGACGTAGCACACCGGCATTCAACATTCCCAACCTCCTGACCTACGGCAGAATTCTCGCGGTACCAGCGATTGTCCTGTGCTTTTTCCTGGAAGGTAGGCTCCAGTCGAGCGATTTCGCCCGCTGGTCGGCGCTCGCGCTTTTCATTGCGGCAAGCATCACTGATTATCTGGACGGCTATCTCGCCCGCATCTGGGAGCAGACCTCCAACATCGGCAAAATGCTCGATCCCATCGCCGACAAGCTGCTGGTTTCAACGTGTCTTCTGCTTCTTGCAGCCGACACGGATCGGACCATCGCCGGGTGGACCTTGTGGGCGGCGATTATCATCCTCTGCCGGGAAATTCTGGTGTCTGGCCTTCGGGAGTATCTGGCAGCCCTGAAAGTCAGCGTTCCTGTCACACAACTGGCCAAATGGAAAACCACAATCCAGATGGTAGCCATCGGTTTCTTGCTCGCCGGTCCCGCCGGTGACAAGGTCTTGCCCTACACTACGCAGCTTGGCATCGCGCTCCTTTGGATTTCTGCCATCGTAACCCTTTACACAGGTTATGATTATTTCCGCGCGGGGCTGAAGCACATCGTGGAGGAGTGA
- the uvrC gene encoding excinuclease ABC subunit UvrC, whose product MALEWDSGETTDGVVGIEVIQSAVKRLPNAPGVYRMMNADGDVLYVGKARSLKKRVTNYAQGRGHTNRIGRMVRETASMEFVVTRTETEALLLEANLIKRLRPRFNVLLRDDKSFPYILLTGDHPAPGIFKHRGARSKKGDYFGPFASAGAVGRTINSLQRAFLLRTCTDSVFESRTRPCLLFQIKRCSGPCTGEISEAGYAELVSEAKAFLSGRSSKVKAEIAQSMQEASEALDFERAAIYRDRLSALSHVQSHQGINPQGVEEADVFAIHQEGGQNCIQVFFFRTSQNWGNRAYFPKADPSLVAEEVLGAFLAQFYDDKPCPRMVLLSHEIEEQELLADALSTRAGRKVQVSCPQRGEKKDLTDHALQNAREALGRRLAETSSQARLMEGFAETFGLESAPQRIEVYDNSHIMGTNAVGGMIVAGAEGFAKNQYRKFNIRSTDITPGDDYGMMREVMQRRFSRLIKENGLPGPAAAPDADTEQEVAGEMPMWPDVLLIDGGQGQLAAVRQVLEELGIAGLVTAIGVAKGVDRDAGRERFFMAGTNPFSLPVRDPVLYFIQRLRDEAHRFAIGSHRARRKKEMVKNPLDEISGIGPGRKRALLHHFGTAKAVSRAGIEDLTAVDGISEGIARQIYNHFHENG is encoded by the coding sequence TTGGCGCTCGAGTGGGACAGCGGCGAAACGACTGATGGTGTTGTCGGGATCGAGGTCATCCAGTCAGCCGTGAAACGTTTGCCCAACGCTCCGGGCGTCTATCGGATGATGAACGCCGACGGCGACGTGCTTTATGTCGGCAAGGCGCGCAGCCTCAAGAAGCGCGTCACCAACTACGCGCAGGGCCGCGGCCACACGAATCGCATCGGTCGTATGGTCCGAGAGACCGCCTCCATGGAATTCGTGGTCACGCGAACGGAAACTGAAGCGCTGCTTCTTGAAGCCAATCTCATCAAGCGGTTGCGACCCCGCTTCAATGTGCTTTTGCGCGATGACAAGTCGTTTCCCTATATTCTCTTGACTGGCGACCATCCGGCACCTGGGATTTTCAAGCATCGCGGAGCGAGATCAAAGAAGGGCGATTACTTCGGTCCGTTTGCCTCGGCGGGGGCCGTCGGGCGCACGATTAATTCCCTCCAGCGCGCCTTTCTTTTGCGTACTTGCACCGATTCCGTCTTTGAGAGCCGCACCCGCCCCTGCCTTCTGTTCCAGATTAAACGTTGCTCGGGCCCCTGCACGGGCGAGATCAGCGAAGCGGGCTACGCGGAACTCGTCTCAGAAGCAAAGGCCTTTCTGTCAGGCCGCTCCAGCAAAGTGAAAGCGGAAATCGCCCAATCGATGCAGGAGGCGTCCGAGGCGCTTGATTTTGAGCGAGCGGCAATCTACCGCGACAGACTTTCTGCCCTGAGCCATGTGCAAAGCCATCAGGGCATCAATCCACAAGGCGTGGAAGAAGCAGACGTGTTCGCCATTCACCAGGAAGGTGGGCAAAACTGCATTCAGGTCTTCTTTTTCCGCACCAGCCAGAACTGGGGCAACCGTGCCTATTTCCCGAAGGCCGACCCGAGCCTTGTAGCGGAAGAAGTGCTCGGCGCATTCCTCGCCCAGTTCTACGACGATAAGCCCTGCCCACGCATGGTTCTCCTCTCGCACGAGATCGAGGAACAGGAGCTTCTGGCCGATGCGCTTTCGACACGTGCGGGCAGAAAGGTGCAGGTTTCCTGCCCGCAAAGGGGTGAAAAGAAAGATCTGACCGACCACGCGTTGCAGAACGCTCGCGAAGCATTGGGGCGGCGGCTGGCCGAGACCTCGTCGCAGGCGCGTTTGATGGAAGGGTTCGCCGAGACATTCGGCCTTGAAAGCGCCCCCCAGCGTATCGAAGTGTATGACAACTCCCACATCATGGGCACGAATGCCGTGGGCGGCATGATCGTTGCCGGCGCCGAAGGCTTTGCGAAAAACCAGTACAGGAAGTTCAACATCCGATCGACGGATATCACCCCTGGCGATGACTACGGCATGATGCGCGAGGTGATGCAGCGGCGGTTTTCTCGGCTGATCAAGGAGAATGGCCTACCAGGGCCGGCGGCAGCACCCGATGCCGACACCGAACAAGAGGTGGCAGGCGAAATGCCCATGTGGCCCGATGTTCTCCTCATAGACGGCGGTCAGGGTCAGCTGGCGGCGGTCAGGCAAGTGCTGGAGGAGCTCGGGATCGCGGGATTGGTAACCGCCATTGGCGTGGCCAAGGGCGTCGATCGCGATGCCGGGCGGGAGCGGTTCTTCATGGCAGGCACAAACCCATTCAGCCTGCCGGTTCGCGACCCGGTTCTTTATTTCATCCAACGGCTGCGCGATGAAGCGCACCGGTTCGCCATTGGCTCGCATCGCGCGCGGCGAAAGAAGGAAATGGTCAAAAACCCGCTGGACGAGATCAGCGGCATCGGCCCAGGCCGCAAACGCGCACTCCTGCATCATTTTGGGACCGCGAAAGCCGTCAGCCGTGCCGGGATTGAAGATCTTACCGCAGTTGACGGCATTTCCGAGGGCATCGCCCGACAGATCTACAACCATTTTCACGAAAATGGCTGA
- a CDS encoding SDR family oxidoreductase has protein sequence MAQSRATALITGASKRIGAAIARDLAGHGFAVAIHCGQSREAAEKLADEITRTGGKVHVVQADLQNGAATRDLIDQTRRVLGVPSILVNNASVFEDDGIADFTDEGWDAHFDLHVKAPALLAQALAGALKDDQEALIVNMIDQRVWRLNPRFFSYTLSKSALWTATRTMAQALGPNIRVNAIGPGPTLPNQRQQQADFDRQTDALILERGPDLADFGRTIRYLWETRSITGQMIALDGGQHLAWETPEIAGIPE, from the coding sequence ATGGCTCAATCGAGGGCAACGGCACTGATTACTGGAGCTTCAAAGCGCATTGGCGCAGCCATCGCGCGCGACCTTGCGGGGCACGGATTTGCCGTTGCCATTCACTGCGGCCAGTCCCGCGAAGCTGCCGAAAAGCTGGCTGATGAGATCACCAGGACGGGCGGGAAAGTCCATGTGGTGCAGGCTGATCTGCAGAATGGCGCGGCCACCCGCGACCTGATCGACCAGACACGCCGAGTACTTGGCGTACCATCCATTCTCGTCAACAACGCCTCGGTGTTTGAAGATGACGGAATTGCCGACTTCACAGACGAGGGTTGGGATGCGCATTTCGACCTGCATGTGAAAGCCCCGGCTCTGCTCGCGCAAGCCCTTGCAGGAGCGCTCAAGGACGATCAGGAAGCGTTGATCGTCAACATGATCGATCAACGTGTGTGGCGTCTCAATCCACGCTTCTTCAGTTATACGCTCTCGAAATCAGCACTCTGGACCGCCACGCGAACCATGGCACAGGCGCTCGGCCCGAACATACGCGTCAACGCCATCGGGCCCGGCCCCACCCTGCCCAACCAACGCCAGCAGCAGGCGGATTTCGACCGCCAGACGGATGCGCTGATTCTCGAGCGTGGGCCAGATCTTGCAGATTTTGGACGCACCATCCGATATCTTTGGGAGACCCGGTCAATCACCGGTCAGATGATCGCGTTAGACGGGGGGCAACATCTTGCCTGGGAGACCCCCGAAATTGCGGGGATCCCCGAGTGA